AGAATGAGGAACTTCAGGTGAGTACTAATTCTATTTCCAGTACGACTAGCTTATCTTCGATAGGCCTTCTTGACAACAAAAGAGATGTGTTAAAACACATCATCAGGGACTGTTGCGATTTTCATCATGATCTAATCCTGATGCTCCTGCAATATTGTTTTTCTGATAAACATTTATACAGCTCAGAAATCTTATGTCCGCGTTTTTAGGTGCTTCCACTTGCCCGTAAGCATTTTAGCCCTAGAAGACAACGAGAACTTCTGTATCAAAGCTTATGTATGATGCCATTGAAGTTGATTGAATGTGTCTTACCATGGTTGGTAGGAACACTTAATGATGAAGAAGCTAGTTTTTTCCTTCAGAACATTTATCTAGCAGGTTGATCATCTGTTAACTTATTAATACTGGCATTGCTATTTCAATAAATTGTATAGTCTGTATACCATTTTCAGTACTCTCAATATCTAGTCTGACTGGTAGAGTCATCTAATTGCAGCTCCAGCATCAGATTCAGCATTGGTCACTCTTTTTTCTGGGTGGGCATGCAAAGGTCGTTCGAGGAACATATGTTTGTCTTCAAGTGCATTTGATTGTAGTCCAGCAATGACACTGACTGATAGTGAAAAAGTGATCGGCAAGAAACCATTATGTTTGTGCACTTCTTTGTTTTCCACTAAGCAAAGGCCTTTATGCAAATCAACAAATGGAGAAGATGATAATCGAAGGCCATCCAAGTGTGTAAGCCTGATGTCATCTGTAGAAACTATAGCAGGGCAGCCTTTAGACAATGGAAATACTTTTCAGATATCGTGCAGTAATCAGACATGCTGTGTCCCAGGGTTGGGAGTGAATGACAGTAACTTGGCAGTGGTCTCTCTAACTGCAGTAAAATCTCTGCGTGCCATATCCTTTAATCCTTCAGCTCCTTCACTCAACTCCAGTCTTTTCAATTGGGAAACAGATTTCAGCTCTGCGGATGCTAGTACTGGGACACGACCTATtgataacatatttaaattCCATAAAGCTATACGTAAAGACTTGGAGTATTTGGATATTGAATCTGGAAAGCTTAATGATTGCAACGAGACTTTTATCAGGCATTTTTCTGGTAGGTTTCGTTTGTTATGGGGTCTATATAGAGCTCATAGTAATGCGGAGGATGACATTGTATTCCCAGCGTTGGAAGCAAAAGAGACTCTTCATAATGTTAGCCATTCTTACACACTGGATCACAAGCAAGAAGAGAAACTGTTTGAGGATATATTTTCTGTTCTTTCTGAGCTAGCACAACTTAGTGAATTGATGAGCATTAGAAAAGTGTCTGGTGATTCAGGACGAAGTAACCATGATTCTTCTGAGTATACTGATACTTTGAGAAAGTACATTGAGCTAGCCACAAAGCTTCAGGGCATGTGCAAATCCATTAGAGTGACATTGGACCAACATGTTTTCCGTGAAGAACTCGAGTTGTGGCCATTGTTTGATAAACACTTTTCTGTGGAGGAACAAGATAAAATTGTTGGTAGGATAATTGGTACTACAGGTGCAGAGGTTCTCCAATCAATGCTGCCATGGGTAACTGCTGCTCTTACTCAGGAAGAACAGAATAAATTGATGGACACATGGAAGCAGGCGACCAAAAATACTATGTTCAGTGAGTGGCTTGACGAATGGTGGGATGGAACTTGTGCTGAATCTTCACATACAGAGACACCAGAAAGTTGTACTTCTCTCGGTCAGTATAATTCTGTTACTATTGTCCCTTAAAAACGTTCCTTCTCTCTTTCCCATTTTTTATTGTGTGAAAGAATTCCCTCTCCGTATAGGCTGTGCTTTCTAGCTGTTGCTCTTGATATGCTTAgcattctaattgtgtattagATTTTGCATCTGCAGTTTCGGATGCGGATGCATATGCTAGCTTGGAACAGAGTGATGAAACATTTAAACCTGGATGGAAAGACATATTTCGGATGAATCAGAATGAGCTTGAATCAGAAATAAGAAAAGTTGCTCGGGATTCAACTCTTGATCCAAGAAGAAAAGCATATCTTATTCAAAATTTGGTGACTAGGTATGCTCATGTCTTAATCATTACTTGTACTTGTCCATCCATGATTTGTATCAATGTTCTAATTATATGTTCTGATCCTGTAATGGGTCATGGCAGTCGCTGGATAGCATCTCAACAGCAATCACCTCAAGGAGGTGCACTTGAAGGTTCAGATGGTGAAGATTTGCTTGGATGTACACCGTCATTTCATGATTCAGAGAAGGAAGTGTTTGGCTgtaagcattacaaaagaaactgtAAAGTCCATGCCAGTTGCTGtgggaaactatatacatgcAGGTTCTGCCATGATGAAGTGAGCGACCATTCAATGGATAGGTAGCCTCACGCTGACTCTAGAATCTTTTCCGTTTGAAGGACATTTTGTACTGATTATGTGAATTTATGATTGGATATTGACTGTTGGTGCTTCCTCCTATTTATAATGCAGGAAGGCTACAACTGAAATGATGTGTATGCGCTGCTTGAAGATTCAGCCTGTGGGACCAGTCTGTGCAACATCTTCCTGTGGTGGATTCTTGATGGCAAAGTACTATTGTAATATTTGCAAAttttttgatgatgaaagGTACAACTCCGTCATAACTTATGTTCTGCTGGTTTTCATAATTTTGTTACCTAAGCTAGATGAATGCTAACTTTGTTGTTTGAGTAATCTGGGTTTAGTCTAAAAGTTTGATTTCTAACAAATCTTGTTTATATTATTACCAGGACAGTTTATCATTGTCCTTCCTGCAATTTATGCCGTGTTGGGAAGGGACTTGGTGTTGATTTCTTTCATTGCATGACGTGCAATTGTTGCCTGGGGATGAAGTTGCTAGACCACAAATGTAGGGAGAAGGGGTTAGAAATAAATTGTCCCATTTGCTGCGACTTTCTGTTCACATCAAGTGCTACTGTGAGAGCCCTTCCTTGCGGCCATTACATGCATTCAGCCTGCTTCCAGGTTTGTGCTTTTGCACAAAAATTATTCACAAGTCTGAGAACAGTAGGTTTGGTGAAAGATTGATATGTAATTCTGTTCCCTAATTCATTGTCTCAGGCATACACTTGTAGTCACTACATTTGCCCAATCTGCAGCAGATCTTTAGGAGATATGGCGGTAATGATAGTAACTCCTTCACTTGTGCACATCTGTTATCAGAATCTCTTTATGATGGTCGGTGGAAGTTTGATTAATCTTTTTGCTCCTTCAACTTGTAGGTTTACTTTGGCATGCTTGATGCACTACTGGCTTCTGAGGAACTCCCAGAAGAATACAGGGATCGCTGTCAGGTAAACCAACTATCCAAACTGCTTTTAGCGCGCTTTCGTCTCTTAATCTTGTTTAGCTAAAAGCTGATAATTTTTGGGTTTGTCCAGGATATCCTGTGCAATGACTGTGATAAGAAGGGGACAGCGCGATTCCACTGGCTGTACCACAAGTGCGGCTCTTGTGGATCCTATAACACAAAGGTAATTAGGGTTGATTCGACCCCGCACTGCCTAACATCAAGCACCTGAGATGTGACATATGATATGATGCCATTGACATACTACATCCCACTCCCACATTCCCAGCTCTCAGTTTTCATCTGCATACAGTTGTATGTATGTACAGTCACTACCATCCGGCAAATCTGTAAATTGGACTCGGCCACTCACTATGTACCATGAAGAACTGTACTATAGTTTATTCAGCATTCCATGTATTATTCATTCTCATACCCCTGAAATATAATGGAAGGCTTTATTACATTTCCGCGGGGGTCCGAGATGTCGCCAAAACCTCTGTACCTCTTTGTAATTGAGAAACGCAAGCGAGGTGTTGATAACGTTAGTGATCAACTGATCATGAATTTGtacttgagagagagagagagagagagagagagagagagaggctgaCCCAACCAAATTGGCTCCCGCGCTTATTTTGGGATTGTAAACCCTTCCTAGTTCGTATCCAAATATCCAATCGTGCTTCGTGCACATCACATTGGACGAATATTAGTTTCTTCCCTTTTGTTTGGCCAATATAATAAGTTGGGATTTTTCACTTTGTATCATCTCTCAAACTTATGACTTCGATGAGTTTCAGTTATCTCTCTTCAACCAACATTCTATGATTTCTGTCTTTGTCAGGTCAGCCAAAATGAATAAATTGATCATTATATAGTCCATAATTTTGGGTCACCTTTTAGTTTCTGCAATTCATATTTACAACTACAGTATGTAATAATTTAATGTTGCTCCTTATAAATCGTATTTACCATATTACACTATTTCAGATCAGTTTGACGGTTTTACCCCGCGACTTCCCGTGCGGATCTCCACCGTGTTAAGAAAAACCATTCAAGACGgcaaaaatattattaaagaggaaaaaggaaaaagaagaagaagagaagcttTGGGTCAGGCTTGAATCTCCATCCAGCTCAAGTTAACCCCTTTTCCGATCCGAGATACAGGTCAAACCTCGACTCGTTTAAATCGTTGTAATTTCTCATTATTACTACTCGTCCTCGTTTTCCGAGAtttgagaaaaagagaaagaaagagagcgATCCAAGAAGAAAAGCTTTGAATTGTGGTCCTCTCGGTTATTACagagcagagagagagagagagagatggggtCGGGTTCGAAACTGGAAGGCACATCAGCTCTGCCGCTACGGCGAGACCCCTACGAAGTGTTATGCGTTTCTAGGGATTCTTCTGATCAGGAAATCAAAACTGCCTACCGCAAACTCGCTCTCAAGTAAGTTTCAGCCGTTTTAATCTCTTAAGCACCATTTGTTTTGGCTAAAGTTTAGTATCGATTTACTTGGTTTGGTTGGGAGTGATTATGATGCCAGTGTTGGAGTTTGTTTTCACATGCAAATGTTGGGATTGTGTGAATTAGGTATCATCCCGACAAGAACACCAATAATCCGGAGGCGGCAGAGCAGTTCAAGGAGGTTGCCTTCTCCTATAGCATCTTGTCTGACCCCGAGAAGAGGAGGCAGTATGACAATGCCGGCTTCGAggtctttctcttcttctgtttCATTTTCTCTTGCAGTGTTTTGGTTTATGAACGAGTTCGTGTGTAAGATTGTTAGGTTTGTTATGATTATTGAATCGTATGTTATAAAGATACACTTATGGCCAAAGGATTGCATATACTGGTGCTACTACATTTTAATTGGTTATGTTATTATAACCATCAAGTGAGACATGTTCACTTCCTTTAGATGAACTTATCGGGCAAAAGAATGCCCAATGATCTAAAGCtttgctataatatatatcTACGAATCATTTGATGCCACCCCAGCACCCTTGACTCGGCCTTGCCAATCTCCTAGTTGTTTTGCTATTGAGTGGGGCATCCCATTTTTAAAGGTTCTGTTTCGCTTTCCAGGCCATTGATGCTGAGGGCATGGACATGGAAATTGACTTGTCAAATCTTGGAACTGTCAATACAATGTTTGCAGCTCTATTCAGGTAATATATTGATAGACAGACTTTTGTGGTTCGAATTAATGTCTGCTtgataatttatatacattTCCTTATAGCAAGTTGGGTGTCCCGATCAAGACTACAATTTCAGCTAGTGTGCTTGAAGAAGCTCTAAATGGTACTGTTACAGTTAGACCTCT
This is a stretch of genomic DNA from Argentina anserina chromosome 4, drPotAnse1.1, whole genome shotgun sequence. It encodes these proteins:
- the LOC126792920 gene encoding zinc finger protein BRUTUS-like isoform X2 yields the protein MAAPFSGGVAVMAGPLTPLDPSPSNASSQKNSSHKSPILIFLLFHKAIRSELDGLHRAAVAFATSRAPAGIEPLLERYHFLRSIYKHHCNAEDEVIFPALDIRVKNVARTYSLEHEGESVLFDQLFELLNSSMQNEESCRRELASCTGALQTSISQHMSKEEEQVFPLLIEKFSCEEQASLVWQFLCSIPVNMMAEFLPWLSSSISCDERQDMHKYLSKVIPEEKLLQQVVFSWMEGAEASACKIKAEGQVHNSGEKAQCTGQSSKTCKRKRVELKSEHSSSMLNPIDELLLWHNAIKRELNDIAEAARKIQLSGDFSDFSAFNKRLQFIAEVCIFHSIAEDKIIFPALDAELNFAQEHKDEEIQFDKLRRLMESIQRAGAESSTSDFCMKLCSHADQIIDSILKHFQNEELQVLPLARKHFSPRRQRELLYQSLCMMPLKLIECVLPWLVGTLNDEEASFFLQNIYLAAPASDSALVTLFSGWACKGRSRNICLSSSAFDCSPAMTLTDSEKVIGKKPLCLCTSLFSTKQRPLCKSTNGEDDNRRPSKCVSLMSSVETIAGQPLDNGNTFQISCSNQTCCVPGLGVNDSNLAVVSLTAVKSLRAISFNPSAPSLNSSLFNWETDFSSADASTGTRPIDNIFKFHKAIRKDLEYLDIESGKLNDCNETFIRHFSGRFRLLWGLYRAHSNAEDDIVFPALEAKETLHNVSHSYTLDHKQEEKLFEDIFSVLSELAQLSELMSIRKVSGDSGRSNHDSSEYTDTLRKYIELATKLQGMCKSIRVTLDQHVFREELELWPLFDKHFSVEEQDKIVGRIIGTTGAEVLQSMLPWVTAALTQEEQNKLMDTWKQATKNTMFSEWLDEWWDGTCAESSHTETPESCTSLVSDADAYASLEQSDETFKPGWKDIFRMNQNELESEIRKVARDSTLDPRRKAYLIQNLVTSRWIASQQQSPQGGALEGSDGEDLLGCTPSFHDSEKEVFGCKHYKRNCKVHASCCGKLYTCRFCHDEVSDHSMDRKATTEMMCMRCLKIQPVGPVCATSSCGGFLMAKYYCNICKFFDDERTVYHCPSCNLCRVGKGLGVDFFHCMTCNCCLGMKLLDHKCREKGLEINCPICCDFLFTSSATVRALPCGHYMHSACFQAYTCSHYICPICSRSLGDMAVYFGMLDALLASEELPEEYRDRCQDILCNDCDKKGTARFHWLYHKCGSCGSYNTKVIRVDSTPHCLTSST
- the LOC126792920 gene encoding zinc finger protein BRUTUS-like isoform X1 — its product is MAAPFSGGVAVMAGPLTPLDPSPSNASSQKNSSHKSPILIFLLFHKAIRSELDGLHRAAVAFATSRAPAGIEPLLERYHFLRSIYKHHCNAEDEVIFPALDIRVKNVARTYSLEHEGESVLFDQLFELLNSSMQNEESCRRELASCTGALQTSISQHMSKEEEQVFPLLIEKFSCEEQASLVWQFLCSIPVNMMAEFLPWLSSSISCDERQDMHKYLSKVIPEEKLLQQVVFSWMEGAEASACKIKAEGQVHNSGEKAQCTGQSSKTCKRKRVELKSEHSSSMLNPIDELLLWHNAIKRELNDIAEAARKIQLSGDFSDFSAFNKRLQFIAEVCIFHSIAEDKIIFPALDAELNFAQEHKDEEIQFDKLRRLMESIQRAGAESSTSDFCMKLCSHADQIIDSILKHFQNEELQVLPLARKHFSPRRQRELLYQSLCMMPLKLIECVLPWLVGTLNDEEASFFLQNIYLAAPASDSALVTLFSGWACKGRSRNICLSSSAFDCSPAMTLTDSEKVIGKKPLCLCTSLFSTKQRPLCKSTNGEDDNRRPSKCVSLMSSVETIAGQPLDNGNTFQISCSNQTCCVPGLGVNDSNLAVVSLTAVKSLRAISFNPSAPSLNSSLFNWETDFSSADASTGTRPIDNIFKFHKAIRKDLEYLDIESGKLNDCNETFIRHFSGRFRLLWGLYRAHSNAEDDIVFPALEAKETLHNVSHSYTLDHKQEEKLFEDIFSVLSELAQLSELMSIRKVSGDSGRSNHDSSEYTDTLRKYIELATKLQGMCKSIRVTLDQHVFREELELWPLFDKHFSVEEQDKIVGRIIGTTGAEVLQSMLPWVTAALTQEEQNKLMDTWKQATKNTMFSEWLDEWWDGTCAESSHTETPESCTSLDFASAVSDADAYASLEQSDETFKPGWKDIFRMNQNELESEIRKVARDSTLDPRRKAYLIQNLVTSRWIASQQQSPQGGALEGSDGEDLLGCTPSFHDSEKEVFGCKHYKRNCKVHASCCGKLYTCRFCHDEVSDHSMDRKATTEMMCMRCLKIQPVGPVCATSSCGGFLMAKYYCNICKFFDDERTVYHCPSCNLCRVGKGLGVDFFHCMTCNCCLGMKLLDHKCREKGLEINCPICCDFLFTSSATVRALPCGHYMHSACFQAYTCSHYICPICSRSLGDMAVYFGMLDALLASEELPEEYRDRCQDILCNDCDKKGTARFHWLYHKCGSCGSYNTKVIRVDSTPHCLTSST